A genomic segment from Candidatus Rokuibacteriota bacterium encodes:
- a CDS encoding DUF4338 domain-containing protein, with product MSAPTRGTVVPLLTAEARLKRALRYHLHHLGFKRTPEGGLAPPDSSKDSYRQLHGAQLLERLKAERSFIARQCPRLRSFFAEGSEVDPSQVAPRLEMVEVETWQSNLFRLAALTWSVPVSQGYGRRMRFLVWDDSNGKLVGLLALGDPVFNLGVRDKHIGWTADDRRKRLAHVLDAYVLGALPPYNMLLGGKLVAALVGTREIRDAFAWKYAGVRGLISGEVKPAALAMVTTSSALGRSSVYNRLRLGNYRLFRSVGYTSGWGHFHIPDRLFATMRDYLKAHGHPYADNHRYGDGPNWKLRAVRECLRLLGLNTDWLHHGIEREVFVCELANNARSFLMGRSKHPRYGCLPTVAEVAAAARSRWLEPRAARRPEFAAWHREELGALLDVPGRVARDERGRAAAAR from the coding sequence CTGTCCGCTCCCACGCGAGGCACGGTTGTTCCACTGCTGACGGCCGAGGCACGCCTAAAGCGGGCGTTGCGTTACCACCTTCACCACCTCGGGTTCAAGCGGACCCCGGAAGGAGGCTTGGCGCCGCCCGACTCCTCCAAGGATTCCTACCGCCAGCTTCACGGCGCGCAACTGCTTGAACGGCTCAAGGCGGAGCGGAGCTTCATCGCACGCCAGTGCCCTCGGCTTCGAAGCTTCTTCGCGGAAGGGAGCGAAGTCGATCCCTCGCAGGTTGCGCCCCGGCTGGAGATGGTCGAGGTTGAGACATGGCAATCAAACCTGTTTCGCCTGGCCGCGCTGACGTGGAGCGTGCCGGTGTCCCAGGGTTATGGGCGGCGGATGCGGTTTCTCGTATGGGATGACAGCAACGGCAAGCTGGTCGGCCTGTTAGCCTTGGGTGACCCCGTTTTCAACCTGGGCGTGCGAGACAAGCATATCGGCTGGACTGCGGATGACCGCCGCAAGCGCCTGGCTCACGTCCTTGACGCGTACGTGCTGGGTGCCCTTCCGCCCTACAACATGCTGCTGGGCGGCAAGCTCGTCGCCGCGCTGGTCGGGACGCGTGAAATCCGCGACGCTTTTGCCTGGAAGTACGCCGGCGTGCGAGGCCTGATCTCGGGTGAGGTTAAGCCGGCCGCCCTGGCGATGGTGACCACCTCCTCGGCGCTTGGCCGGTCGTCCGTCTACAACCGGCTGCGTCTTGGGAACTATCGCCTCTTCCGATCTGTAGGGTATACGTCCGGCTGGGGCCATTTCCACATTCCGGACCGCCTATTTGCGACGATGCGTGACTACCTCAAGGCACACGGTCACCCATACGCCGACAACCACCGGTACGGGGACGGGCCGAACTGGAAGCTCCGCGCCGTCCGGGAGTGTCTGAGGCTTCTCGGTCTCAACACGGACTGGCTGCATCATGGGATCGAGCGTGAAGTATTCGTTTGCGAGCTTGCGAACAACGCGCGGTCTTTCCTGATGGGGCGATCAAAGCATCCGCGCTACGGCTGCCTCCCAACAGTGGCCGAGGTCGCCGCTGCGGCGCGGTCGCGCTGGCTAGAGCCTCGGGCAGCACGCCGGCCTGAGTTTGCTGCTTGGCACCGGGAGGAGCTTGGCGCCCTGCTCGACGTTCCCGGTCGAGTTGCTCGGGACGAGCGGGGACGAGCCGCCGCCGCGCGGTAG